A single window of Paenibacillus sp. SYP-B4298 DNA harbors:
- the rpoZ gene encoding DNA-directed RNA polymerase subunit omega codes for MLYPSIDEMVKKVDSKYSLVVAASRRARMLRDGEKSELRAPKSHKFVGVALEEIYNDYIQVESDPDIKN; via the coding sequence ATGTTATATCCATCGATTGATGAGATGGTTAAGAAGGTTGACAGCAAGTATTCTCTGGTAGTTGCCGCGTCCAGACGTGCCCGGATGCTGCGCGACGGGGAGAAATCCGAGCTGAGAGCTCCGAAGTCGCACAAGTTTGTCGGTGTGGCGCTGGAGGAGATCTATAACGATTACATCCAGGTAGAATCGGACCCTGATATTAAGAACTAG
- the gmk gene encoding guanylate kinase, with protein sequence MRRGLLVVLSGPSGVGKGTVCSLLRQRMPELVYSVSATTRSPRTGEQDGVNYFFKTKEQFRDMIARDALLEHAEYVGNYYGTPRDFVERTLDSGKDVILEIEVQGALKVKEKFPEGIFIFLLPPSLDVLKQRITGRGTESDELIQSRMTVAAEEMNLLQHYDYAVVNDEIEAACYRIESIVTAEHCKRERYVNELNRMQPASEKA encoded by the coding sequence ATGAGAAGAGGACTTTTGGTTGTATTATCCGGTCCTTCCGGCGTAGGCAAAGGCACCGTCTGCTCCTTGCTCCGGCAGAGAATGCCGGAGCTGGTCTATTCGGTATCCGCCACGACGCGCTCGCCCCGGACGGGCGAGCAGGACGGTGTGAATTACTTTTTTAAGACGAAGGAACAATTCAGGGACATGATCGCCCGTGATGCGCTGCTGGAGCATGCCGAGTATGTCGGCAACTACTATGGAACGCCTCGCGATTTTGTGGAGCGCACCCTGGATAGTGGCAAGGACGTCATTCTGGAGATTGAGGTGCAGGGCGCGCTGAAGGTGAAGGAGAAGTTCCCGGAGGGGATCTTCATCTTCCTGCTGCCGCCTTCGCTGGATGTGCTGAAGCAGCGGATTACCGGGCGCGGCACAGAGAGCGATGAGCTGATCCAGAGCCGGATGACGGTAGCAGCCGAGGAGATGAATCTGCTGCAGCATTATGATTATGCCGTGGTCAATGATGAGATTGAGGCGGCCTGCTACCGGATTGAGAGCATCGTCACTGCAGAGCACTGCAAGCGCGAGCGCTATGTGAACGAATTGAACCGGATGCAGCCGGCGTCCGAGAAAGCATGA
- the remA gene encoding extracellular matrix/biofilm regulator RemA codes for MAIKLINIGFGNIVSANRIISIVSPESAPIKRIIQEARDRHMLIDATYGRRTRAVIITDSDHVILSAVQPETVAHRLSTKDDDNDE; via the coding sequence ATGGCTATTAAATTAATTAATATTGGCTTTGGCAACATTGTTTCGGCCAATCGGATTATCTCGATTGTCAGTCCGGAATCTGCGCCGATCAAGCGGATCATTCAGGAAGCCCGCGACCGTCATATGCTGATTGACGCAACATACGGTAGGCGTACACGCGCTGTCATCATTACAGACAGCGACCACGTCATCCTCTCGGCGGTTCAGCCCGAGACTGTGGCGCATCGCCTGTCGACGAAGGATGACGACAACGACGAATAG